A window from Lachnoanaerobaculum umeaense encodes these proteins:
- the hydF gene encoding [FeFe] hydrogenase H-cluster maturation GTPase HydF yields the protein MQGILGSDMNSTPIGERATICLFGRCNVGKSSLINAITSQDIAIVSDISGTTTDPVKKSMELLPFGPVVLVDTPGLDDKSSLGNLRVEKSLEYIDRADLILFVVDAGSEFSDDELEFLEKIKEKRCLVVGNKSDSISNEERKDEKIDIYVSALNNINIDKLKDKMSEVLGKEKKEKTILGDMMKEGDIIMLVTPIDSSAPKGRLILPQQQVIREILDRHGIAVVVQVDEIEATLKKFNDIALVVCDSQVFKEVDELIPQSIPLTSFSIIFANYKGALYNLYNATKVIDTLKEGDKILISEGCTHHRQCEDIGSVKIPKLVRKFTGLQDEDALKFELTSGGEFPKDLSVYKIIIHCGACMLNENQMKSRMKYANDADIPMTNYGISIAYMNGILERAMKPLEGKF from the coding sequence ATGCAAGGGATTTTAGGTTCTGATATGAATAGCACACCGATAGGAGAGAGAGCGACTATTTGCCTTTTCGGTCGCTGTAATGTTGGAAAATCAAGCTTAATAAATGCTATAACTTCACAGGATATTGCAATAGTATCGGATATAAGCGGAACTACTACAGATCCTGTTAAAAAGAGTATGGAGCTTTTACCATTCGGTCCGGTGGTACTTGTGGATACTCCGGGACTTGACGATAAGAGCAGTCTTGGAAATTTAAGAGTGGAAAAGAGTTTGGAATATATAGACAGGGCCGATCTTATACTCTTTGTAGTGGATGCAGGAAGCGAGTTTAGTGATGATGAGCTTGAATTTTTAGAAAAGATAAAAGAGAAGAGATGCCTTGTTGTAGGAAATAAAAGTGACTCTATATCAAATGAAGAAAGAAAAGATGAAAAAATTGATATATATGTTTCTGCATTAAATAATATCAATATAGATAAGCTGAAAGATAAGATGTCTGAGGTTCTCGGCAAAGAGAAGAAAGAAAAGACCATACTCGGTGATATGATGAAGGAAGGTGATATTATAATGCTTGTAACACCTATAGATTCATCAGCACCAAAGGGTAGACTTATTTTACCGCAGCAGCAGGTAATAAGAGAAATTCTTGACAGGCATGGTATTGCTGTTGTGGTTCAGGTAGATGAGATAGAAGCAACACTTAAAAAATTTAATGATATTGCCTTGGTGGTATGCGATTCACAGGTGTTTAAGGAAGTAGATGAATTGATACCACAAAGCATACCTCTTACCTCATTTTCAATAATATTTGCCAACTATAAGGGTGCTCTTTACAATCTTTATAATGCTACAAAAGTGATAGACACACTTAAAGAAGGAGATAAAATACTTATAAGTGAGGGCTGTACCCACCACCGTCAATGCGAAGACATAGGAAGTGTTAAAATACCGAAACTGGTCAGAAAATTCACAGGTTTGCAGGATGAAGATGCGTTGAAATTTGAACTTACAAGTGGAGGAGAGTTTCCAAAAGATCTTTCAGTATATAAGATAATAATTCATTGCGGTGCCTGTATGTTAAATGAAAATCAGATGAAGTCAAGGATGAAGTATGCAAATGACGCTGATATACCTATGACAAATTATGGTATATCAATAGCTTATATGAATGGTATACTTGAAAGAGCAATGAAGCCTCTGGAAGGAAAATTTTAG
- a CDS encoding TetR/AcrR family transcriptional regulator, which produces MRRKNTTHEMMMGYMSTALLELMIEKDYTKISIGEIAKKAGVDRSSYYRHFKSKDDIISFFFDMVLKESLDGFTDMSSIDFTLYIHSIYMAFYNYKNELLIIHSANLSSLLLDVLSKRFHFNEFAHNAPLYKQYELSYIIGGIYNNLVFWMSRDMKETPDELTEISLQFRDEDSISLLSLR; this is translated from the coding sequence ATGAGACGAAAAAATACTACACATGAGATGATGATGGGCTATATGTCCACCGCTCTTTTAGAGCTGATGATTGAAAAAGATTATACCAAAATTTCAATAGGAGAAATTGCCAAAAAAGCAGGAGTTGACCGTTCGTCATACTACAGGCATTTTAAATCTAAGGATGATATTATTTCATTCTTTTTTGATATGGTTTTAAAGGAGTCACTTGACGGATTTACTGATATGTCAAGTATTGATTTTACACTATATATACATTCAATATATATGGCTTTTTACAATTATAAAAATGAACTTTTAATCATTCACTCTGCAAATCTCTCTTCCTTACTTTTGGATGTACTTTCAAAGAGGTTTCACTTCAATGAATTTGCACATAATGCCCCTCTTTACAAACAATATGAGCTTTCTTATATTATTGGAGGCATTTACAATAATCTTGTATTTTGGATGAGTAGAGATATGAAAGAGACGCCGGATGAACTTACTGAAATCTCACTTCAATTTAGAGATGAAGACTCAATATCTTTGTTGAGCCTTAGATAA